A stretch of Oryza brachyantha chromosome 4, ObraRS2, whole genome shotgun sequence DNA encodes these proteins:
- the LOC102716962 gene encoding uncharacterized protein LOC102716962 produces MLPRPASPSGDVVRTAKRRLRRTVGRSTEKKNPQNMEFERRVAALEYRQEEQRKRAYNNLRLYLTMSPVSSHFVENGDDQVLTNSTSLLDGLEASASSSLIVVHFVPEESLRRCLINSSRALLEDSQKSDKAPDDDFSVNTFSNASVDVKRTTRKKGKKKNKRHKRGHGKKVSESSDIQSTQSKGASHCIDVATGESLTLPSNHVADKLFGDLSSDSSVREVSAERPDSETGNDGSSVTSIPSTSCTDERESSREACYFECCEQSSSNNSRCLDTASTSTLTDSSLDGHCTDSSWNFSDDTENLLIDKNECPCIQSKPTDFRGFKCGGHEGWLNKSNHDKNSCFRNSTGGCDGTQEMQLCSNSGSDGDFLPVMSRKRARKNRKMHLFGSCNVEHICGVEHGQSGSHSNCSSIPSNVCTQVASKGSTKDFIHPIKARTWTPHVVTLNDYMIGANMNHLLDPKQNRRGKPQKYSLSEVANNGFIEEKDACTAKMLPGIMRSTETNVGQMASSSTSDVIVQEITEETCSPIGPPFQKGGLHVLLRDDNVAVGTDSHDALNHVSSVDLKEQKKVDNAVSSKPHGMEGDLQAQEASSEFPECTTDYLEISSPTDGRSEVDCHSISAFEGHCTLNQERFVSSKLQSGEIIKAANDACKVQVASDVHLISGHPLADFEIFLYYATPVIAKTSCMKSGNYSQDQIVGSSTCQYQISNVSLRNVWEWYEEPGSYGLEVEIHQSLSPTKPSCGVSEFCAYFLPSLSAIQLFEPPKNNLHHKFDSDGEDLLLSPPNSLCLPKPSLSVQDHGELVFEYFESEHPSSRPPLFEKIKQLISGENLSTYQIFGDPKMLENLKLCDLHPASWFCVAWYPICRIPRGSCRAAFLTYHSLSEVVPRIRSPYKAHVPTHLVSPVVGFLSYNDKGEHWLQLRDPEIKPMSLDDATKINRAEVLKERLKTLRHGASVMSTMVIPKANGEESMNRHPDYEFFLSRSN; encoded by the exons ATGCTGCCTCGACCTGCAAGCCCCTCTGGAGATGTTGTTAGAACTGCAAAAAGGAGGCTTCGACGCACGGTTGGGCGGTCAACAGAAAAGAAGAACCCTCAGAACATGGAGTTT GAACGTCGAGTAGCTGCGCTTGAATACAGGCAGGAAGAACAGAGGAAGAG AGCCTATAATAATCTTCGTTTATACTTGACGATGTCTCCTGTATCATCTCATTTTGTGGAAAATGGAGATGACCAAGTTTTAACCAACTCTACATCACTGTTAGATGGACTTGAGGCATCTGCATCATCGTCATTGATCGTTGTTCACTTCGTTCCAGAGGAGTCTTTGAGAAgatgtttaattaactcatcaAGGGCATTGCTAGAGGACTCCCAAAAATCAGATAAAGCCCCTGATGATGATTTCTCCGTCAATACCTTCAGCAATGCAAGTGTGGACGTGAAGCGAACTACAAGAAAGaaaggcaaaaagaaaaacaagaggcACAAAAGAGGGCATGGTAAAAAAGTATCTGAGTCATCTGATATACAGTCTACTCAAAGCAAGGGTGCTTCTCATTGCATTGATGTTGCTACTGGTGAATCCTTGACACTTCCATCCAACCATGTGGCTGACAAATTGTTTGGGGATTTGTCCTCTGATTCTTCAGTGAGAGAAGTTTCTGCAGAGAGACCTGATAGTGAAACTGGTAACGATGGCTCTTCTGTAACTTCGATACCAAGTACATCTTGTACTGATGAGAGAGAATCATCTAGGGAAGCTTGTTATTTTGAATGTTGTGAGCAATCTAGCAGCAATAACTccagatgtttggacactgcCTCCACTTCCACTTTAACTGATTCATCGTTGGATGGCCATTGCACAGATAGCAGTTGGAACTTCAGTGATGATACTGAAAACTTGTTGATTGACAAAAATGAGTGTCCATGTATCCAGTCAAAACCGACGGATTTCAGGGGTTTTAAATGTGGTGGCCATGAAGGTTGGCTAAACAAGTCAAATCATGACAAAAACTCCTGTTTCAGAAACAGTACTGGTGGTTGCGATGGTACCCAAGAAATGCAATTATGCAGTAATTCTGGTAGTGATGGTGATTTCCTCCCAGTAATGTCTAGAAAAAGAGCCCGGAAAAACAGAAAGATGCATCTTTTCGGGAGCTGTAATGTTGAACATATTTGTGGTGTGGAGCATGGTCAAAGTGGAAGCCACTCCAATTGTTCTTCTATACCAAGTAATGTTTGTACACAAGTTGCATCAAAAGGTTCCACTAAGGATTTCATTCACCCAATTAAAGCTCGCACATGGACTCCACATGTTGTTACACTAAATGATTACATGATAGGAGCAAATATGAATCACCTCTTGGATCCAAAACAAAACCGTAGGGGAAAACCACAGAAGTACTCTCTGAGTGAAGTGGCAAACAATGGTTTTATTGAAGAGAAAGATGCCTGTACAGCTAAAATGCTTCCTGGAATTATGCGCTCAACAGAAACAAATGTTGGTCAGATGGCGTCAAGTTCAACTTCTGATGTGATAGTCCAAGAGATTACTGAGGAAACATGTTCGCCAATAGGTCCTCCTTTTCAGAAAGGAGGGCTGCATGTTTTGCTTCGAGATGACAATGTTGCTGTTGGCACAGATTCCCATGATGCTTTGAATCATGTTTCTTCTGTTGATcttaaagaacaaaaaaaagtagatAATGCTGTATCGAGCAAACCTCACGGCATGGAAGGTGATCTACAAGCACAAGAGGCAAGTTCAGAGTTCCCTGAATGCACCACAGATTACCTGGAAATTTCCAGTCCTACTGATGGTCGTTCAGAGGTTGACTGTCATAGTATATCAGCTTTTGAAGGGCACTGTACTTTGAACCAGGAAAGATTTGTTAGCTCTAAATTGCAATCAGGTGAGATAATCAAAGCTGCAAATGATGCCTGCAAAGTGCAAGTTGCATCAGATGTTCACTTGATTTCTGGTCATCCACTTGccgattttgagatttttttatattatgcaACTCCAGTCATTGCTAAGACATCTTGCATGAAAAGTGGCAATTATTCGCAGGATCAGATAGTTGGCAGCTCAACATGTCAATATCAGATATCAAATGTCTCCTTGAGGAATGTGTGGGAATGGTATGAGGAACCTGGATCATATGGATTAGAAGTAGAGATCCATCAAAGTCTCAGCCCTACAAAACCATCTTGTGGTGTCTCAGAGTTCTGTGCTTACTTTTTGCCATCTCTATCTGCTATTCAACTGTTTGAACCACCCAAGAATAACTTGCACCATAAGTTTGACAGCGATGGTGAAGATCTCCTATTATCCCCACCAAATAGTTTGTGTTTACCAAAACCTTCTTTATCTGTACAAGACCATGGGGAACTCGTATTTGAATACTTTGAATCAGAGCATCCTTCTTCTCGTCCTCCACTTTTTGAGAA GATCAAACAGCTTATCAGTGGTGAAAATCTCTCTACTTACCAAATATTTGGGGATCCTAAGATGCTGGAAAATCTTAAATTGTGTGATCTTCACCCTGCTTCCTG GTTTTGTGTTGCGTGGTATCCTATTTGTCGAATACCTCGAGGAAGCTGCCGTGCTGCATTCCTGACCTACCACTCCCTGAGCGAAGTAGTTCCCCGAATTCGCTCTCCATATAAGGCTCATGTGCCCACTCATTTGGTTTCTCCGGTTGTTGGTTTCTTGAGTTACAACGACAAG GGAGAACATTGGCTTCAACTGAGAGATCCAGAGATCAAGCCAATGTCATTAGACGATGCCACCAAAATCAATCGTGCTGAAGTCCTGAAAGAGAGACTGAAGACATTAAGACATGGTGCATCAGTTATGTCAACCATGGTGATACCCAAGGCTAATGGGGAGGAGTCTATGAACCGTCATCCAGACTATGAATTCTTCCTGTCTCGATCCAACTGA